The genome window TTAAATATAAAATTGATATTTTTTGAATTGTTGTAATGAGAGATGAAGTAGCACAGCGTATCAGGAAGTACCGCAAGAAGGCAGGACTCACCCAGGAAGCACTCGCAGAGAAAATCGGGTGCAGTAAGACCCGAATCGCCCTCCTCGAGCAAGGTAAAAGAGGTTCTAAACAAAGGCTTCTTTACAGTCAGATTGCAGAGGTATTGGGAATTCCTGTATATACCCTATTCCGTGACGAAGATGAAGCAGAAAAACTCCTCTTAGAGCCATACAAGTATATCAGAAAAAAATTAAAGGAATCCTCTATACCACCAGAGTTTCAGGAAGAATTAAGCAGAGAGATGTTTAATTTTGTCAGGTGGAAGCTAAACGACATAATTACAAAGGTCAAAGAAGATAAAAAGACCAGGAAAAAGAAGCGTGGAGGAAAGCAGAGATGGTGACCTCTGATTTCATCTTTGAGATATTTGAGATAAAGACACTCCCGGTTCCGATCTGGGATATTATAAAATACTTTGGATTTGATGTTCATTATAGTAGATGGGAAGGGTATCCGTCTTACAGTTTTTACAATTCAATCGTCCTTAACTTAAATTATGAGCCATCTGTCTTTGGGCTCTGTGCTGCCTATGAACTCTGTAGGCTGATAAACGATACCAATAAATGTTCTGAACACTTGAAAGGGATTATAAATCCTCACGAGATGGCAAAATACATGAGTATCAATATCATGTTGCCTAAATATTTACTATTTAGAGAAAGGAGTATGCCATTAAAAAATCTCTCAGAAAAATGTAATGTTCCTTTCAGGGTGATGGGCATACGGGCAAACGAACTTCACAGATACAGGGAACTTAAAGGGATACCTTACTGGGCTGGTGTAGATAATAGAAGATACAAATTTGATAGAACAGACAAACAGGAAAAGGAGCCCTTTAATATCTTTTTTTAAAAGATGATAACGCCCTCTGAAGAGGATTACATCAAGAATTATGCCTATGTACCAGAACACATCACAGGTTATGTCATTGCCGTATCACAGGGAGAACCCCTTCTTTTAGGAGATTACCTCTGTTATGACAGAAAAGGATACCTCATCTTCGTTGGTTATCCTTTAAATAAACCTTTTGAAGAAAAGGAAATGAACAAAATACTTGATACTGCAATCGAACGATTTAAGCCCGATCATATAGCCCTCATAGCCCCAGCGTTTTCAATATCACGAGAAATCTACTATAGGAGTGAGTCTGACTGCTATTATAAACTTGACCTTTCTAAACTCCATGTCCATCAGAAATTGAGGAATATGATAAAACGGGCGTCCAGAGAGTTGTATATTGAGAGGAAGCAAGAACTCAGGAATGAACATATACAATTAATTTCCGAATTTTTAAACACTCACAAGGTTGACGAGGCCACTCAATATATCTTTGAGAGGATTCCAGAATATGTTTCTTCTGTCCCAACAGCAGAGGTCTTCAGTGCAAGGGATAAGGCTGGAAGACTGGTCGCCTTCGATGTTGCTGAATTTAGTGCTAAAGACTATGCTTTTTATATGTTTAACTTTATGTCACAGCATGGCAGCGTGCCAGGGGTATCTGATCTTCTTCTCTATGAAGTGATAAGGACTGCTCAAGAGCAGAGGAAGTCATTTATCAATTTAGGTTTAGGAATTAACGAGGGGGTTACATTTTTTAAAAAGAAATGGGGAGGTGTTCCCTTCCTCCATTATGAATTCTGCCTTTATCATCCTAAATATAAAAGGCGATTAAAATCCCTTTATGAAAAACTTTAGTATTTTAATGTAATTTGTTTTTTGTAATTTGTCATTATCAAACCTGTTTGGTTCTGGCTTGTATAGGTCTGGATATGATTAAGGATATTCTAAAACTTTTGAGGCACCAGATGTACCCCCTTGGCAGAAGCAAGCCCTTCTCTGCATGGCAGATTGAACTTACCACAAGATGCCCACTTAGATGCAGGATGTGTATAAGGGAGGGGATAAAAGACTGGTATAGCGGTGATATGAATATTGATAATTTTAAAAGACTCCTACCTTATCTTAAAGATGTAGAGACAGTAATTCTTGAGGGATGGGGTGAATCATTACTCCACAAAAATCTTATCGAGGCTATAAGATTGGTAAAAGAAGAAGGTTCTGAGGTTGGATTTGTAACAAGCGGGAAGGGATTAAACAGGGAGTATATCACTGAACTGATTAACGCAGGTATTGATTTTATAGGTTTTTCTCTTGCAGGTAGTTCAGCAAGCACACACGAATCCATAAGGGTAAATTCTGACTTTGGAGTCTTTCTGGAGAACATAAAAACTTTTAACGAGGTCAAGGTAAACAAAAAACTCAGAAAACCAAAACTACACATCGTATACCTTATGCTCAAGGACAATATCTTTGAGGTTTCTGCCCTGCTGGAGCTTGCAAAAGAAACTGGCATCGAAGAGGTTGTCCTGACAAATCTAATTCATGTGACTAATGAATGGCAGGAGAAACAGAGGGTGTTTAAATGTAATGAAGTAGGAAATAAAACAATTATGTCTCAAGTCTCATTTTGTCACCCTGAACTTGTTTCAGGGTCTAAACGAGAGATGCTGAAACGAGTTCAGCATGACAGAGTAGAGGGATCTTCAGATGAAAAAAGGCATTACGAAGAAATTCTTAAAGAGGCAGAGGTGAAGGCAAAAGAATTAAAGATAAAACTCAGGCGACCTTCTCTATCACCAGACGATGTCCCTGTGTGTGAAGAAAATCCCCTGAAAAATCTCTATATATCAGTAGATGGCAATGTATCACCCTGTGTCTATCTATATCCACCAGTTCCTTCGCCATTTAAAAGAATATTCTGTGGCGATGAGTATCAGATCGAAAAGGTTAGTTTTGGAAATATCTTCACGGAACCCCTCCACACTATATGGAATAAGAAAGGATATATCGAATTCAGGGATTGCTTTATATCTAGAAGAAAAAAGTTTGAAGAAATGTATTCATATCTCCTGAATTTGGACAGTCCAAAAAGATTCGAAATTATGCCCTTACCAGATACTCCTGAGCATTGCAGAACATGTCATAAGATGCTCGGTATATAGCCTCAAAACTATTTCTCTAAGCAAGAATTTTGGTTAGATATCTTTTCGTATATTCAGGAAACTTTTTTGAGAGTTCTCTAAGTTTCGATATCGAAAGTTTCGACATATCAATCTCATCTAAATCCATAGATGATTTCCCCCTTGATACAAAATAGACAAGGTCAAGAAATGCCTTTTCAGGTCTGGCGATATATATCCCACCAGCAATTTCATATCCCCAGAACAAGTCCTTTTTTAGTTGTCTGAACTCTATATCTCTGCCTTCGATCGTAAATCTCCTCGTTTTTCTTGTAGTAGCAAAGGTCAAGGTGTAAGGAATGAGGGTTAGAATCCCATACCTTGAGAGTGCTGATTCGAAGGATAGATAATTTGGCATGTAAAGGGAGGAGGCTACTTTCTCAATAGAAGGTGTTTTTGAGAAAAGACGATAAGCGCCATAACCGATCCTCTCCAGAATGCCTCTATCGGCCAATCTCTTAATCGTCACATAAAGGTTATTCCTTGATAGACCTGTTATCTTTTCAAGGTCTGATATGGAATAGAATGGTTTGTTAAAGCCTTCCAGTGCCTTTATAAATTCTATTGTTTTCATGGTCTCAGATTATCTATTACAGCCCAGAAATCCTTTGGCAGGTATTTTCTTAGCTCCCTGACAAGCTCTTTTTTAGAAATTGATATGGTTTCAGGTGCATAGGTTTTTTTTAGTTTCTGGCATATATACCAGAGGTCAAAAACATCCTTTGGCTTTGCCCTATCCGCAATACATGTAAGTTTATCTTTATAGAGTTGTTCAAGGGTAGATACCCTACCGAGGCATTGTATTGTTGAGAGCGGAGACGAAATAAGCGACAGTTCTGATTTGTATCCTCTTTCACGCCTTTTTGATATTTCAATCTTTATCCTAAAGGGTGACGAAAGATAGCCTTCTGTGATTTTAATCTCACCGAGATATGTGTAGTATTTCTCTTCTAAGTTTGTGATCGAGAGTTCAGAGTATGGAGAAACGATCCTTTTGATAAGAGGTTTGAATTTAACCTTTAACTTATCCTCTGTTAGAGAAAAGTCAAGGTCTTCAGAAAATCTCGGTGAGCCGTAAACAAACCTCAGCGCAGTCCCACCTTTAAAAATGATGAATCTGCCTTCTGGAGCGTCAAAAAGTCCCTTCAGTATTACAGTCTCCCAGAACTCTCTGACAACCTGTGCAATATCTATCCTTAATCTTTTTGATAAATTTTCTGCTAATTCTCGTTCCATATTTCTTAACAAAATTGTTAAGTTTTATGGAATTATATCTGACGCTTAGTTTTTTGTCAAGATANNNNNNNNNNNNNNNNNNNNNNNNNNNNNNNNNNNNNNNNNNNNNNNNNNNNNNNNNNNNNNNNNNNNNNNNNNNNNNNNNNNNNNNNNNNNNNNNNNNNATAAGTTATCCTCCTTCCTGCCTGCATCTTCTTCCTCAGGATTGCCTTGATAACTTCCATTGAGAGAAATACAACAAAACCGAAGGCGAGGATTATCCCGAGATCAGAGGCTGATGGCTTGAGTATTCCAAAAGCATCACGCACAGATGGAAGCTGGATCAATACAGTAACCAATGTCAACTCCCATACAATAGCTATAAGAAGCCACTTGTGAGGCGGTGCCTTGAAGATGCTGTATCTCATTGAACGGAAGTTGAGGGCAATGATGATCTCTATGATTATAAACAGGAAGAACATCTCTGTCCTCGCATGTGTTATGTCAGTGAGCTCGTGGAAGAAGAGATAGTAGAAGAAGGGTATTTCAATAAATAGTGCCAGCAGAATGAATGCCCTCACATCCCAAGAAAAGACACTTTCCTTTGGGTCTCTTGGTGGCCTCTCCATGATATCAGGATCAGGTGGAGCAATCCCCAAGGCAAGTGCGGGGAGTCCGTCGGTCGCTAAGTTTATATACAATATGGCTGCTGGCAGGAGGGGTAAATATTCAGGACCTAAAACCAAGACCACTCCTCCGATAACGACAACCTCTGTAATGTTACATCTTAAGAGATAGGTGAGGTATTTCTTTATGTTAT of Nitrospirota bacterium contains these proteins:
- a CDS encoding helix-turn-helix domain-containing protein, translating into MRDEVAQRIRKYRKKAGLTQEALAEKIGCSKTRIALLEQGKRGSKQRLLYSQIAEVLGIPVYTLFRDEDEAEKLLLEPYKYIRKKLKESSIPPEFQEELSREMFNFVRWKLNDIITKVKEDKKTRKKKRGGKQRW
- a CDS encoding radical SAM protein, yielding MYPLGRSKPFSAWQIELTTRCPLRCRMCIREGIKDWYSGDMNIDNFKRLLPYLKDVETVILEGWGESLLHKNLIEAIRLVKEEGSEVGFVTSGKGLNREYITELINAGIDFIGFSLAGSSASTHESIRVNSDFGVFLENIKTFNEVKVNKKLRKPKLHIVYLMLKDNIFEVSALLELAKETGIEEVVLTNLIHVTNEWQEKQRVFKCNEVGNKTIMSQVSFCHPELVSGSKREMLKRVQHDRVEGSSDEKRHYEEILKEAEVKAKELKIKLRRPSLSPDDVPVCEENPLKNLYISVDGNVSPCVYLYPPVPSPFKRIFCGDEYQIEKVSFGNIFTEPLHTIWNKKGYIEFRDCFISRRKKFEEMYSYLLNLDSPKRFEIMPLPDTPEHCRTCHKMLGI
- a CDS encoding nucleotidyl transferase AbiEii/AbiGii toxin family protein, translated to MERELAENLSKRLRIDIAQVVREFWETVILKGLFDAPEGRFIIFKGGTALRFVYGSPRFSEDLDFSLTEDKLKVKFKPLIKRIVSPYSELSITNLEEKYYTYLGEIKITEGYLSSPFRIKIEISKRRERGYKSELSLISSPLSTIQCLGRVSTLEQLYKDKLTCIADRAKPKDVFDLWYICQKLKKTYAPETISISKKELVRELRKYLPKDFWAVIDNLRP